CAACCCTTATCAAAGCGTTGGCTCTGGCTCAGAGTACAGGCTCGGATCTTATCATTATCGGCAGGGGCGGAGGCTCGGCAGAGGACTTGTCGTGCTTTAACGATGTCGGATATGCAAAGGCACTGTACAACAGCGAGATTCCGACAATTTCCGCTGTAGGACACGAAACGGATTTTACCATTTCCGATTTCGTAGCGGATTTCAGAGCGCCCACACCGTCTGCGGCGGCTGAGATAGCTACTGCGGTTACCTGCGATGATCTTTCGGAGCATATCGAGCTTGTTTATGACAGGCTCAGCGATATTATCCATTCAAAGACAGACAGCTACGAACAGCTTATAGACAGTATACAAAGGCACATTTCAGCTTACAGCCCCGGACAAAGAATAGAAAGATCCGAAAGGGAGCTTGTGCTTATAAGCGGTAAAATCAGAACGGCAACCGACGCAGTTATTACAAAAAACAGCGTGTTGCTTGACAATTATTCGGACAAGATAGAGGCGTTAAGCCCGATAAACGTGTTGAAACGTGGATACAGTGCAGTAACCAAAAACAACAGCGCCGTAAACAGTATCGGTGATATCGAACAAAACGATACCGTTGAGATACTATTTGCGGACGGTACGGCTACAGCACAGATAAAGGAAATACACGAAAATAATAAGGAGTGTTTTAGATGAGCTTTGAAACGGCCAT
This window of the [Eubacterium] siraeum genome carries:
- the xseA gene encoding exodeoxyribonuclease VII large subunit, encoding MPDFFTVTVSQVTRRLSMIVKGDKALNDLYVSGEISNFTLHKASGHMYFTLKDETASIKCVMFAGNARSLDFTPYSGQSVIVHGSVNVYERDGANQIYVTDMIERGQGELALAYEQAKRELEAGGYFNKKRPIPKQPKKVCLITAEKGAALQDMLNIIARRRPILEVVFIPVTVQGAYAPSTLIKALALAQSTGSDLIIIGRGGGSAEDLSCFNDVGYAKALYNSEIPTISAVGHETDFTISDFVADFRAPTPSAAAEIATAVTCDDLSEHIELVYDRLSDIIHSKTDSYEQLIDSIQRHISAYSPGQRIERSERELVLISGKIRTATDAVITKNSVLLDNYSDKIEALSPINVLKRGYSAVTKNNSAVNSIGDIEQNDTVEILFADGTATAQIKEIHENNKECFR